A window of Solea solea chromosome 18, fSolSol10.1, whole genome shotgun sequence contains these coding sequences:
- the LOC131444811 gene encoding ornithine decarboxylase-like encodes MYPCSIWGPTCDGLDRIVEQCFLPDLQVGDWLVFENMGAYTVAASSTFNGFQRPDIHYVMSRPSWQHVQQINLQGMPAPVEESRLLEVTACCGQESSLEMRTKPCQARVL; translated from the exons ATGTACCCTTGCAGTATCTGGGGCCCTACCTGCGATGGACTGGATCGCATTGTTGAGCAGTGTTTCCTGCCTGATCTGCAGGTGGGCGACTGGCTGGTCTTTGAAAACATGGGTGCCTACACCGTAGCTGCCTCCTCCACCTTCAATGGATTCCAAAGACCTGACATTCACTACGTCATGTCCCGTCCTTCCTG GCAACATGTGCAGCAGATTAATCTCCAGGGAATGCCAGCTCCTGTGGAAGAGTCTCGCCTGTTGGAAGTGACAGCATGCTGTGGCCAAGAGAGCAGCTTGGAGATGCGCACCAAGCCTTGTCAGGCCCGTGTGCTTTAA
- the LOC131444367 gene encoding ornithine decarboxylase 1-like — MNTATPTENEFTLLEEGFSAQDMVDKIINESSTTDDRDAFYVCDLGDLLKQHLQWVRALPRVTPYYAVKCNDTREVVKTLASLGIGFDCASKSEIQLVQSLGVEPSRIIYANPCKQVSHIKYASANGVQVMTFDSEEELIKVARCYDNAKLVLRITADDSKAEVSLSMKLGAHLKSCRGLLERAKELKLDVIGVSFHAGSGCRDAMAYVKAITDAHFVFLMGAELGFKMDLLDIGGGFPGTDDVKLKFEELTAAINPALDKYFPADTGVKIIAEPGHFYVTSAFTLVVNIIAKKVIMDEESDSDDKDKVINNKTRMYYINDGVYTSFSFIPMHNIKVLPTLHKKPKPDETMYPCSIWGQTCDGADRVVEQCFLPDLQVGDWLVFKNMGHYTIAASCLFNGFQRPGIHYMMSCPAWPLVPANSCGGVSPV, encoded by the exons ATGAACACTGCCACTCCCACTGAAAATGAATTCACTCTCCTGGAGGAAGGATTCTCTGCCCAGGATATGGTTGACAAGATTATCAATGAATCATCTACGACG GATGACAGGGATGCCTTCTATGTCTGTGACTTGGGAGATTTGCTGAAGCAACACCTGCAATGGGTGAGGGCCCTGCCTCGTGTCACTCCTTACTACGCTGTCAAATGTAACGACACTCGGGAAGTGGTTAAGACACTGGCGTCTCTGGGAATTGGCTTTGACTGTGCAAGCAAG TCAGAGATTCAGCTGGTTCAGTCTCTGGGAGTAGAACCAAGCAGAATCATCTACGCCAACCCCTGCAAGCAAGTTTCTCACATCAAGTATGCTTCAGCAAATGGGGTCCAGGTGATGACCTTTGATAGTGAGGAGGAACTTATCAAAGTGGCCCGTTGTTATGACAATGCCAA GCTGGTGCTACGAATCACCGCTGATGACTCAAAGGCAGAGGTTAGTCTCAGTATGAAGTTGGGGGCCCATCTCAAATCCTGTCGAGGTCTTCTGGAGCGAGCTAAAGAGCTGAAGCTGGATGTGATTGGTGTCAGCTTCCATGCTGGCAGTGGCTGCAGGGATGCTATGGCATACGTAAAGGCAATCACAGAtgctcactttgtttttcttatggGG GCTGAACTTGGGTTCAAAATGGATCTCTTGGACATTGGTGGTGGATTCCCTGGTACAGATGATGTCAAACTCAAATTTGAAGAG CTCACAGCTGCTATCAACCCTGCTCTGGACAAGTATTTCCCTGCTGACACTGGTGTTAAGATCATTGCTGAGCCAGGACACTTTTATGTAACTTCTGCTTTCACACTGGTTGTCAACATCATTGCCAAGAAGGTCATCATGGACGAGGAGTCAGACTCTGATG ATAAAGACAAAGTGATCAACAACAAGACTCGGATGTACTACATCAATGATGGAGTGTATACATCTTTCTCATTCATACCCATGCACAATATCAAGGTTCTGCCAACACTGCATAAG AAGCCAAAGCCAGATGAAACCATGTACCCATGTAGTATCTGGGGCCAAACCTGTGATGGTGCGGATCGCGTTGTTGAGCAGTGTTTCCTGCCTGATCTGCAGGTGGGCGACTGGCTGGTCTTTAAAAACATGGGTCACTACACCATAGCTGCCTCCTGCTTATTTAATGGATTCCAAAGACCTGGCATTCACTACATGATGTCTTGTCCTGCCTG GCCTCTCGTGCCTGCCAACTCCTGTGGAGgagtctcacctgtgtga